The genomic DNA ACCACTGACAATGAAGTGACTTCCCGCTTATTTCCTTTGGGAAAGGATGCTGGAACTGTGAGTTCTAATGTAGTCCCCATATACCCGGGGACCAAAATAAAGAGAGTATTAAGTGAACAAATTCCTCGCATTCCCCTGCTCATGCCAAAGAGGAGGGAAGGGTTTTAGGAGTTTCAAATGAATAGTGCATTCAGCAAATGGCTAGATGAAAATGCCTAACCATggattttttaaacaaatgcaACCAGTATTGGATCTGTAAcatcaaattaattttattgtttataGTCACAATAGAAAAAATCTGAAGACAATATTAGAAGAAATATTtggaaaccttgaaaaacaatattttatttttattatcaatgACAGTAGCTTCAAGATGATTTTTTGCATCACTGGTTTGTCATCTACTGAAAGCTTTGCTGTTTTAGACCATGgaattgatttttaaaaattgtttttgagtTAAAAATTCCTTCATTGATATTTGAGTTTGATGTGCACTGGATGCAAAATTCTTGTGAACACGGCCATGTTTTCATGATGAGTACATGGCTCTTCTGCCTTCCTTCTGTGTGAAATTTTATTGTCAACTATATATTCCAGTTGAAAGAATGTGGTTTCCTTGAAGTGAGTTTCTTTAAATCTAAAGCTATGTTCTAATGAATCCAAGAAAAATGGTTTTTCAAAAGGCAATTCTGTTGGCATGGTAAGACAAGAAATTAATGGCTGAGTGTTGTTTAGCAATCATTCACGATGAAACACTGTTTTTTACAACACCTTTAGTACTCTGAATACTAATCCTTCCATTAAGAATATTtccaaaaaatgtaattttttgtttctttttaccaTAAGTTTGTATGAGAACTGTTATTCTTTCTTTTCAGATTAACTTGTCAAAGGTTAATAAAGACTGGAAGTACTGAAAATGTCCCTCTTTTGCCTTTTGTCACAACTTTTCTGAAGTAAGGTTCACTGTCTTATTTTGttataattttcaataaaacttattaacccattgactcccaggggctccccattgacaagtaaaattgtcccGTGTCTCCTGTCTGGATTTTAAAAGGTCTTGTGTCAGTGCTTTGTCACTGTTTCACATTGCTGTGATGTTGTTTGTCGCAATTTCACTTTAAATGCTGTtgctactttttaggccataTCGCTTGTCGAATATACCCTGGCAGTCAGCcccattagacagagtaaaatactaaatatgGCCATTTCAGGCCATCTTGGGAGTCAAAGGCTTAAATTCACCTTTAGTGGGTAATATGCCCTTCTGAGttcaaaaagaaaggaaaccaCATTCCCCAAGGCCAAttaacaggccttctgatattacacgatggtgcgatttcgcacaatcgacctcaaatcccATCCAATCGCACAATtattcgcgaaaaaaatcgcataattcactaAAGAACGCACAACATTcacaaactaaaacataaatcaacaattTTCTTAGGAATTCCGGCATAAATACgacattttaaagatgatttaccttggaTAAAGGCTAAAAAGCCGTTgttaccttcgatttcgtaaacattcgttTTTGCATGTCTGAGGTCTGGTACGagtctcattcttaaagagtCGCCTATTGGTGTAACACAAATACACCCTTTTTTCAGATTagcaaatctgttcagaaatacAATACTGCACATAAAAACAAAGCGCAAGAAGCTAGTCGCAGCATGCGGgaatatcaataattattgatcattcatttggcatgttagctgtgtcctttcaacttttaatgtGGTGCACcgatagtgcagaagacctcttttttgtttacttatcccaactaatgtcaatcaagattcataattactgttcccttgtgttcaaaatgtctttagggcagcaaaaacgTGACTTTTTCTTatcttgaaaccttgaaaaacaagcttaaaactgctctgaaaaaatcgcataattacaTTAATCGCATAATCTGCCTTGCAAATTtcgaataatttgcattttttcatcgcaccctatcagaaggcctgaattaaatcttgaaaaaaataagaCTGGTAAAATTTAAGCCTCTTTTGTATTTGGTCTGATCTGTTTCGGGGCCAGAGTAATTTAgcagtacatgtagttgtaaTTTGTGGTAACATATATAAGGCAAAATGTAATAGCATAACAGAACTAACAATTTGCCACTGGCAAATGTGCACAAAACCTCTAAGCTTAGGGCTTAAGGTGAGGTGAAAGTATtacttcaaaaagaaaaaagactttCCTTTATGAGTACAACTTTCTGGCAGTACTAACATTACTAACTACAACTGAAAATCATTGAAACATCGTGTTTGTTTCCTCATTTAGTTGCATGGTATGGGCAAGCTATGGTTTTGTCAAAGGTGATGAAGCTTTAATCCCTGTCAATATAATTGGAATGATCACACAAATTCTTTACACACTTTGCTTCTTCATGTATTGCAAAGACAAGGTTTGTATTCATAAGTGTGCAGTTAATACGTTGGTATTACAAAGTATTCATTCAACCAAGAAAACAAACTGTCATAGTGTCTATCACCTCAAAAAACCCTTTCCATTCAACAATATTATCTGCACTTGTGTAACACTAAATCTTTGGTTTGCTACAACTGTCTCCTTCAATGTCGTTGTTTTAGAGGGTGGAAAAACTGGTTGTAATTtgatttattactgggttgacATCATAGACTGCTCTGTAGTGTGATATTTCATTGAAACGGGGATGCAAAGTAATTTGGGATGTCAACCCAGTATCGAATCCATTCCCCTTTATTTCTCAATCATGGGTCGAAATATTACCAcatttcccgtctttcaaaggGAATGAACAGgtgaattttcaataaaaaggttctaaaaacaactcAATATATTTGGGACAATTTTGCAGAATacataaaatggaaaagttTGTTTAGGTGAGAGCCCCTCCCAGGGGtgttggggaacaagggaacatggctaatttgaacagGGGAACACTGGGAGCAATGACAAAAAGGGAACATAAAGCTGGAGActagtttgaaagtaatttggggaacaagggaacacaagcaaatatttaaagggaacaaggaaacaaggACCCCACTGGGAGATACTCGGATGATAGGCACTTTTAAATGTATTGTATGACTGTGATGAATTTAAGCAACAGAGGACATTTTCCACGTTTCCATAGCCTggtctaaacacgagggggagttgggagaatgcaagacagttatgcaaacccgagatgcAGTCAAGtatgtttccatactctcatctaaacacagctattgacgaATGAAACTGCGCGTACtatcttaattattttataaatgacATTAGTTGAGAAAAACCAGCAATGCTTCCCTGGACTGTGTCAGATGGAGAGGTTTCTTTATTAGTTCACTCAGCTAAGCCCTTAATGATGACACAACTGAGAGAGATGTCTTCTCTTACCTTAATAGTTTACATGTTAATTTTTAATGGGGTGCACAAGTATagcattaacccattgacccctgggagggAGACTTTAAAAGCGGCAGTGttagtaaaaatctggaaagcaaaggagacctgTTTACCGATGGCAAACGAAAGTTAATGGgcaaattgtcttcaaaatggCTATTTTAGCTTGcagaaaccattcttaagtgtttttgGTTAAGCGTAGCCAAGTTCAAATGAATGCCAACTTGAAAATGTCAGACCGAGGTTTTCAAGTTCTCCCCTTGCATCTTAGATGAACTCCATAATAACTTACTGTGATTCATCTTTCTTTGAAACGTAAATCAATTAGGGTAAAGAAGCAAGGACTGTAGTATTTGCAGCAATCGTTTCCTACTTCTTGTACCTCTATGTGGTTCATTTCCTTGAAAATGATAAGACGAGGACACGGCATCTTGGATTCATTTGCATTATATTCACAATAACAATGCAAGCTTCTCCATTGGCTACTGTGGTAggttaattttatttacaaattaaatgaTACGTTACTTAGCCCCATAAAAAGTTATGGATACGGTTTCAAAATACTTACTGTCCACTGCCAACTCAGTACAATTACGCTTTTGATCAATTCTGAAGAGGCTGTTAACAtaacatagagcggttttcaattgagtgtcgaaagtaatcagaTAATTACTTCGGTTTATGATtgcttcactcattgattggttcaaagttctcgcgccattttttcaatcaatcagaagtgaaaccaaaaccaattgtggctcacgcgtgcacattttcccgcgctttgtatcggctacgtgtaattacttcgagttttgattggtttgccggattgtctcagtcctttttgattggccaaagtaattacttcaatTGGTATTGGTTTTactacactcaattgaaactcgctctatagcATGCATGACTGATGTATGTCTGGTTGTCACTTTGCAGAGCATGGAGAACGAACTACTGGAAAGATGTCTATTGTGCAAATTGCTAGTTAACCGGGGGCCACCCAGTGCATTATTTTTACTGGAATATCGTTATCTATGATATGAAGTTGTATCATGTAGCTGTAAAGTAAACCTCTTAAGTTGTGTTACATCATTCTGGCCACAAGAAAATCtcacttcaatttttttcctacaGGCCAAGGTTGTTAAGACCCGAAGCACAGAATCAATGCCATTTATTTTCTCATTTATGATGGTTCTTGTGTCATTTCTGTGGCTTTGTTACGGAACAGCTGTACAGGACATAAATATCCAGGTACCATTTTCTACCATGTTCAAGATGAGAACGTAATACTAATAATCGGTAGGCTATTGGATCAAATTGGCGTAAACCTGGCAATCGGAGTATTTATCCGACGCATAATACCATTTTTCCCCTCGAAAGACTCTAAATGAGCTTAAGGGCATTCCGAcgtgttttttggggtgcgttgctaagaatgtaatggttaagtaatttgagagaatttggcattattttggtcagtttccaacttttatGAAACagtgaccctaaatatgacatcATCATGCCACGCCACACGTGACACGTGTCACACGTGACAAatactctaaatttgtctacgcgctacacaatttgggtatttaatcagtggtttgattATTAGTATTCGTTTTTGTATCCAGCCAagtatggttttctttttttttttttgaaaaacgttatttttaaagagacaaacggtactgaaatacccataacgttttcaaaaaagatgatttgaaaaatcaatgctttgctatgttctgtatttgggggtgaaactagtctccttcgcagccgcaacgctcctcccaactaacggctgctcacgagagagacacattcctttccctttgtttttgagAACCAATAGAATGCATGTTATTGTTATCGGCTACGCTAATCTGGCGTCGCGTAAACAACCGAATAAAATCCTCCTTCATGCGTACTCGCGGCGCTCAGACTTACCCAGGATATTCCTACCTGTCGTAAGCGTTCGGTTTGATCCTTAATCAGGGAAAGCAAAGGCGAAACAACAATCACAATGTGGCCAGACTTGCCAGTGAAGCCGTCAAATACCATAGGTAGAGCTTGAAAAATGACAGATTTTCCAAAGCCAGTTGGTAAACTAACAAATACGTCCTTTTTCTTCAGCACTGCAGATATAATCGCTTCTTTTTGATGCTTGTTTAACTCGCTAAACTTGAATTGTTCACGCACTTTTGAAAAAGGAGGAGATAGATCCACCATGTttgctttcaagtaatggagagGGACTTGGACCATGTTTCCAGAATATGGAAGCCTGTTTCTTACTGGTCAATtttagggaaaggaatgtgtctctctcgtgagcagccgttagtggGGAGGAGTGTTCGCGTGACGACCCTagtaacggctgcgaaggagactagggtgaaacgtgccatataaaaaaataataattcaatttaaagaccgccgaAAATTTAGCGTTTTCTTAAACCGGAAATCAGTTCGTTACGCATaagcagttgatctgagaacgagcgagATGGGCGAGGAAAGACCTTCTatgcaaacaacagttcgtgttgtgatttttgcttgtcaGTGGGTTTTCTGGTTAGCTCACGtgagtcaccggaagtaacatttcacttccttagcaacgcgcgaaaaatccgtctgtgggcccttaaatgCCTTTTGAAAACAAGATAAAGCTGTTATACGTTGATATTTTCACACTATTTGACCTTCACCCTAACCATTACACCGAGTATATTGCAAATTACGAGTTAcattaacataaaaaaaaaaaatttaaaaagctatGGGCGAGGGTGTATTTGACTGGTTTAGCTTACAATTAAacaacatgttctctaccttgaattgacgattatcgttaattgttaatttgctttcaatttactattatcgttatttcagaacactaaaagcttgatatggattatgggaaatgaatataTTTCTGTTAAAAGCGGAACCCTAAAATCTGGACttgcaggactcgaacctgggaatgtgtaattaataaccccttcactttaCCACTTGACTACCACATCACCAACTGCGAGGATGTcgttttttattaatgtcaataattttttcttccaaaagtgccgctgtaaacgtgtattaacagccgctaagaagcaagcttacacagtgaaaaatgtctaataccaaacttcaagagaaagctaaccattttaaaatcaagctattattcagcaatgattttatatgtatactaattagttttggtaaataatcggcacatttttagtcagttgatccTTAGtagttaagtggataaaaacagttccttcgaagtgggtgctccgggttcaaatcctgtccaggggctgcttttactttcttctttttatttgctaccacatgccctgggacacagtgtcctaaattaacgataatagtaaattgaaagcaaattaacaattaacgataatcgtcaattcaaggtagagaacatgttgCAATTAAAAGAGCAGAAACTCTCTCCTTTACCACAGCCGGGAGTTGGTTCCAGTCCCTGGAGGTTCTACTTGGGAAAAATGTGAAGTTGAACTTTTAAAAGtctttaaaacctttgcaaaatcCCGGGAcaataagtcttgcacagcgttggatcattTTAAAGTATTTATGAAAGttaagtagactactgcacgacgaATAAAACAACGGGAAAATGTATTTTGTAACGATCtttcggctggccaataccAGCCTTCATCAGGTTTATTTGGAGATTTATACACATGTTATGAAGTAATTAAAGGAGATTTCAAATGACAACGTAACGAAATATAGCTACTGGATAAACAAACCgaaattgaaatgaaatgaaaaaccgTGGAAACACTGTATACTAGATAACGAGATCCAGTGATGTCAATTGGGGCCTTAATCCGTATCACCCGTTACGGCTGAGATggccacaggcagcccaagctccatatacgatttatagactttgaatgggaaaattaactttgagtagaaataaacttcactt from Montipora capricornis isolate CH-2021 chromosome 2, ASM3666992v2, whole genome shotgun sequence includes the following:
- the LOC138038913 gene encoding sugar transporter SWEET1-like encodes the protein MPALNQFVRSKMSMVSFLSWSATVATVGFFLSGVLTCQRLIKTGSTENVPLLPFVTTFLNCMVWASYGFVKGDEALIPVNIIGMITQILYTLCFFMYCKDKGKEARTVVFAAIVSYFLYLYVVHFLENDKTRTRHLGFICIIFTITMQASPLATVAKVVKTRSTESMPFIFSFMMVLVSFLWLCYGTAVQDINIQVPNASGVVLGLIQLSLFCIYPSKPNNGKI